A region from the Gemmatimonadota bacterium genome encodes:
- a CDS encoding sulfatase-like hydrolase/transferase, with protein sequence MSRPNIVFVFADDWGWGDLSCYGHPHARTPNLDRLAAQGALFSQFYVCSGVCSPSRAAVMTGRFPAHWGIHGHFAQHEQNAARGMPNFLDPDAVTVTGLLQQSGYAVGHFGKWHLGSGAGAPAPYDYGIDESKINVGNGPLLNFTDLQTGEGRSRSTEVIIDETIGFIERNKDEPFFVQAWLNDTHAILDPTEEQMEPYKQFTANGLEDKHKGALRIYYSVVTNADRHIGRLMDKLDELNLSDNTIVIFSADNGPEDIHIRNATHSGVGSSGPFRGHKRSLYEGGVRTPFIIRWPNGVSAGRIDNDTPFCAVDFLPTFCNLAGVDIDGLVLDGEDMTDALRGRSVMRKKPLMWEWRFNIAGHCLHKSPMLSVREGDWKLLLNPDRSRVELFNIPRDPMELNNRAEYMPERVAEMADRVLAWQDTLPEGPIDANAGSNAYPWPGTF encoded by the coding sequence ATGAGCCGACCCAATATTGTTTTTGTATTCGCCGATGACTGGGGCTGGGGCGATTTGAGTTGTTACGGACATCCTCATGCCAGGACGCCAAATCTGGACCGCCTTGCCGCACAGGGTGCTCTTTTTTCTCAGTTCTACGTTTGCTCTGGAGTTTGTTCCCCAAGCCGAGCCGCTGTTATGACCGGGCGTTTTCCGGCGCACTGGGGCATACACGGGCATTTTGCACAGCACGAGCAAAACGCGGCACGGGGTATGCCCAATTTTCTCGATCCCGATGCGGTTACAGTGACGGGTCTGTTACAACAAAGCGGGTACGCGGTGGGGCACTTTGGCAAGTGGCATCTCGGTAGCGGCGCGGGCGCGCCCGCGCCTTATGATTACGGTATTGACGAGAGTAAAATCAATGTGGGAAATGGCCCGTTGCTCAATTTTACCGATTTGCAGACTGGCGAGGGCCGCAGCCGCTCTACAGAGGTGATTATTGATGAAACAATTGGTTTTATTGAGCGCAATAAAGACGAGCCTTTTTTTGTTCAGGCATGGCTCAATGATACCCATGCGATTCTCGATCCGACTGAAGAACAGATGGAGCCTTACAAGCAGTTCACGGCGAATGGTTTGGAAGACAAACACAAGGGCGCGTTGCGGATTTACTACTCGGTTGTCACCAATGCAGACCGCCACATTGGCCGGCTGATGGATAAACTCGACGAATTGAATTTGAGCGATAATACCATTGTCATTTTTTCTGCGGACAATGGTCCCGAAGATATCCATATTCGCAATGCCACGCATAGCGGTGTCGGTTCTTCCGGTCCTTTTCGCGGTCACAAACGCAGCTTGTACGAAGGCGGTGTGCGTACGCCTTTTATTATTCGCTGGCCCAATGGCGTTTCTGCCGGTCGCATTGATAATGATACGCCGTTTTGCGCGGTCGATTTTTTGCCCACTTTTTGCAATTTGGCGGGTGTTGATATCGATGGTCTGGTGCTCGACGGGGAAGATATGACCGATGCACTGCGCGGTCGTAGTGTTATGAGGAAAAAGCCGCTTATGTGGGAATGGCGGTTCAATATTGCCGGGCATTGTTTGCACAAAAGCCCCATGCTTTCTGTCCGCGAAGGCGATTGGAAATTGCTTTTGAATCCCGATCGCAGTCGCGTCGAGCTTTTCAATATTCCGCGAGATCCGATGGAACTCAACAATCGCGCAGAATATATGCCAGAGCGCGTCGCGGAAATGGCGGATCGGGTGCTCGCATGGCAAGATACTCTGCCCGAAGGCCCGATTGATGCCAATGCGGGGTCGAATGCGTATCCCTGGCCCGGCACGTTTTAG
- a CDS encoding nuclear transport factor 2 family protein, which yields MDARKTVHAYFDALTAGDARRLIGLMSRAPYYIKIGTDENEYIQGDENIPGYYRHHVDSTEDFTITCDYLDVQERDTIAWFYTRQTWNLKWQGQREQLAMRLTGVLEKEDDQWKFVQIHASLGVTESGDMHDG from the coding sequence ATGGATGCACGTAAAACTGTACACGCCTATTTTGACGCGCTTACTGCGGGAGACGCCCGAAGATTGATCGGTCTGATGTCCCGCGCGCCCTATTATATCAAGATAGGTACAGATGAAAACGAATATATCCAGGGTGATGAAAATATACCCGGGTACTATCGTCATCATGTGGATAGTACTGAGGATTTTACCATTACATGCGATTATCTCGATGTTCAAGAGCGCGATACTATCGCATGGTTTTACACGCGTCAGACCTGGAATCTCAAATGGCAGGGCCAGCGCGAACAATTGGCTATGCGTTTGACGGGTGTTCTCGAAAAAGAAGATGATCAGTGGAAATTTGTTCAGATCCACGCCTCACTCGGCGTAACTGAATCAGGAGATATGCACGATGGATGA